Below is a window of Virgibacillus sp. NKC19-3 DNA.
AAGCTTGGGGGGGCTACTGAGGCTTCAATTTGGTCTGTGTATTTTGAAATTAATAGAACTAATGAAAATTGGAAAAGCATACCTTACGGTAAAGCATTAAAAAATCAAATGGCGTATATTCTAAATGATGATTTGCAAGTTTGTCCAGAATGGGTAGTAGGTGAAGTCTACATTGGGGGTGTTGGTTTAGCAGAAGGGTATTTAAATGATTCTGAACGAACAGCCAGAGTATTTATTGAACATCCAAGTACAGGGGAGCGGCTTTATAAAACAGGTGATTTAGGTAGGTATATTGATAATAAAAACATTGAATTAATAGGTAGAATAGATACCCAAATTAAAAAAAATGGTTATAGAATTGAACCTGGAGAAATTCAACATGCTTTAAATTCTCATCCTAATATTAAAAATTCATATATTTTTCAGCATGATAAATCTAAAGAGTTGGTAGGGGCTGTACAATTATTCAATAATAAATCATTTAATCTAAATTACATTAGAGAATTTTTAAAAAGTAAACTAATTGATTATATGATACCGTCAAGGATAATTACTGTAGATAATATTCCATTAACTATAAACGGTAAAGTTGATATTAAGGCATTACATGAATTAATAGATAACCAACAAGGTCAAGAAATTGTAAATAATACTGCAAGATATGATAATGACATCTACAATAAGTTAATCAAAATTGTTAAAGAAGTACTTGATAAACCTAATCTAGGATTTAATGATAATTTACTGGAAAATGGAGTAAACTCAATCGAAATGATTAAAATAGTAAATCAAATCGAGGGTGATTACTATATTCGCCCAGATATAGAAGATTTTTATAAAAATCCAACAATAATTGGGTTACACGAATTAATTAAAGAAAAAAAACAAAATGATGCTAATAATAGTTTTCCCATTAAAGATGAATTATTAAAAGATCCTGATAAAAGAGAAGAATTTAAACAAAATAATTCTGGTTTTAGACAAGATTTATACGATAAAACAACTATCGCTCTACTAAAAACTAGAACTGAAAAAGAGTTAGAAAAGGTGTATGAATCACTTTCCAGTACAAGGAATTTTTATAACGAACTAATTAAACTAGAAAAATTTAGTAATTTTATTGGTATTCTAAAATCGATCTATAAAAGAAATAATCATAAATTCCTTTATGGTTCAGCTGGTGCTACCTACCCTATTCAAGTGTATTTAAGTATTAAGGATAATAAAATTGAAATGTTAGAACAAGGTTTATATTATTATGATCCATTAGATCATAATTTGAAATGTATTAGTAAGGGGGATATAGTTGGTAAAAATAATTATGTTCATTTTATTAACCAGCCAACCTTTGAAACTTCTGCGTTTTCACTTTTCTTCGTGGCAAAAATGAATTCCATTAAACCACTTTATGGTGAAAAAAGCTTACAATTTGCAACTATAGAAACAGGTTCAATGACTCAATTGCTTCAACTTTCTGCTGCAGAAAGTCAAATTGGTATTTGTCAAATCGGTGATTTAGAAACTAAACATATAAAATATAATTTTAATTTGGATGCTGATCATGTACTCATTCATTCTCTTTTGGGAGGAAATATAAAATCAAATTTCACAGATGAAAACCTAATCCAAAAAGTTTTTAAACCAAAAGTAACTTTCGAGGAGTTTGAAATATGAAAATTAACGAACTCATTGATTTAATTAATACAAGCAATGTAATTTTAAAATATAGCAAAGAAATTAATCAAATAACAGTTCATGCACCTGAGGGAGCAATTGATTCAAAGATGTTAGAGTTAATAAAAGAGCATAAAAAAGAGTTAATTATGTATCTTGCAATGGATGAAAATAATTTGAAATTATCTCCTGTTCAAGAAAAATTTTATTTACTCAATGAACTTGATGCTAGTAAAATAAGTCTGAATATACCCCTGGGCATTGAATTAAAGGGAAGTTTAAATCTAGTTGCATTAGAAAAGTCAATAAATCATTTATATCAATGTCATGATGCTCTTAGATCTTTCGTGAAAGTAGAAGGAGATTTATTGTTAAGTGATATAGTTGTTGGAGATGAAATAGTTTTACCAACAGTTGATATTCGCAAGCTTCCGAAATCAGTACAAGAGAAGGAGGTAAAAAGAATAATTAAATCAGAATCCGAAGAAAATTTCAACTTAGAAAAAGGACCATTGTTAAGGCCATTATTAATAAAAAAATCAAGTAATAATCACATTCTGATCATAATTTCACATCATTTTAGTATAGATGGATATTCTGTAGATTTGATTTACCGGAAATTAGTTGAGTATTACAAATACTATAGCTCAAATGAAAGTTGGAATCTTTTTGACGATAACTATTCCTATCGTCAATACACAAGAGAATTAAATCAACAAATTGACAAAGGAATGTTAGAAAATCAAATATCTTATTGGGAGGATAAAATAGGCAGCAAGCCATCGATTTTAAGACTTCCGGTTGATAAAAAAATGAATACATTAAGAGCTAAAACTGGTATGCATTCCCAAAAGGGAAAAGTTCTCGAATTTAACTTATCATCAATTTTAACTCAAAGAATAAAAAAGTTATCTAATACTAAGCAAGTAACATTATTTATGACTTTACTTGCGGCTTTTAAAGTATTGCTTCACATGTACTCAAAACAAGATGATGTTATTTTAAGTACTGTAATATCTAGAAGAAATAGGAAAGAATTGGAGGAAGTAGTTGGTCCCCTTGGTAATACACTATTGATTAGATCAGATCTATCGAGAAATTTGACTTTTGATGATTTTTTATTAGAAGTCTCTCAAAATGTAATTAAAGCTTATTCTAATCAAGATATTCCTTTTGAAAATTTAGTGAAAGCTCTTCCTAAAGAAAATTTTGAAATATATAATGAACTAACGAAAACAGCATTCATAATGCACACCAATAGAGCTTCAAGAATAGAAGTTGAAAATTTGTGTGCCAATGTATTAAATATAGAAAAGAGATATACAGCAAATAATTTAAAGTTGGATGTATGGGAAACTGACCATGGATTAAAAATTAATGCTGAGTATAATACAGAATTATTTAATGAAGATACAATTAAAAGATTATGTTTACATTATGAAAAACTATTAGAAAAAATAGTGAGTAATCCATCAAAGAAAATCTCTGAGTTTCATGTAACAACAAAACCAGAATTAACCTCAATTCATAATTGGAATGACACAACAAATAAAAATATTATATTTGATAATGTAAAGGATATCTTTGAAAATTTAGCTTCTAACTTTCCAACTAAGATTGCTTTAATTTCAGAAGACGAACAGTTATCATATGAAGCTTTAAATAAACAAGCAAATGAATTAGCTTATACTATGAAATCAAAAGGAATAGATTTCAGTTCAAGAGTGGGGGTTTGTCTAGATAGATCTATTGAATGTATAGCTTCAATTTTAGGAGTATTAAAATTAGGGGCAACTTTTGTTCCGATTGACACAAGATTACCTGATGATCAAATTAATTTTATTATTAAAGATGCGAACTTATCTTTAATAATAAAAAGAGAAAGAAAAAAGGTCCTTGGTACTGAAGATATTTTTTTAAACATTGAAGACTGCTTCAAGAGTAGTGGTTTTTGTGATTATAAAAACCCTAAAATTAAGAATCAAGATAGAGATAGTATAGTTTATATTATTTATACATCTGGATCAACGGGGCAACCGAAAGGTATATTAGCAAATAATACATCTATGATTAATAGAGTGAAATGGCAGTGGAATGCTTTGCCTTATCAAGAGTCAGAGGTTTGTTGTCATAAGTCGCCTTTAAGTTTTGTGGATGGAATTTATGAAGTCTTTTGTCCTTTGCTTTTTGGACAGCCCTTGCTTTTAGTTCCTGATGATATTGTTCGAAATGTTTTTGAATTTTTAAAATTAATAGATAAATATAATGTATCAAGAATAACAATAGTACCTTCTTATTTAAGAGTTTTGCTTAGTGAAATAAAAAAAAGAAATCTAAACATTTCAAGCTTAAAATATTGTGTTTCAAGTGGTGAAGTATTATCTACAGAATTAGTAGGTGAATTTTTTGATACTATAAAGGGATGTAATTTATATAATCTTTATGGGTCGTCAGAGGTTGCAGCAGATGTAACTTGGTATGATACAAGTAATTTAGATTTGTCTTTATCATCGGAAAGTGCGCCAATTGGACGTCCTGTAGATAATACACAAATTTATATATTAGACAAAAATTTAAGAATAGCTCC
It encodes the following:
- a CDS encoding SagB family peptide dehydrogenase; the encoded protein is MQVCPEWVVGEVYIGGVGLAEGYLNDSERTARVFIEHPSTGERLYKTGDLGRYIDNKNIELIGRIDTQIKKNGYRIEPGEIQHALNSHPNIKNSYIFQHDKSKELVGAVQLFNNKSFNLNYIREFLKSKLIDYMIPSRIITVDNIPLTINGKVDIKALHELIDNQQGQEIVNNTARYDNDIYNKLIKIVKEVLDKPNLGFNDNLLENGVNSIEMIKIVNQIEGDYYIRPDIEDFYKNPTIIGLHELIKEKKQNDANNSFPIKDELLKDPDKREEFKQNNSGFRQDLYDKTTIALLKTRTEKELEKVYESLSSTRNFYNELIKLEKFSNFIGILKSIYKRNNHKFLYGSAGATYPIQVYLSIKDNKIEMLEQGLYYYDPLDHNLKCISKGDIVGKNNYVHFINQPTFETSAFSLFFVAKMNSIKPLYGEKSLQFATIETGSMTQLLQLSAAESQIGICQIGDLETKHIKYNFNLDADHVLIHSLLGGNIKSNFTDENLIQKVFKPKVTFEEFEI
- a CDS encoding non-ribosomal peptide synthetase → MKINELIDLINTSNVILKYSKEINQITVHAPEGAIDSKMLELIKEHKKELIMYLAMDENNLKLSPVQEKFYLLNELDASKISLNIPLGIELKGSLNLVALEKSINHLYQCHDALRSFVKVEGDLLLSDIVVGDEIVLPTVDIRKLPKSVQEKEVKRIIKSESEENFNLEKGPLLRPLLIKKSSNNHILIIISHHFSIDGYSVDLIYRKLVEYYKYYSSNESWNLFDDNYSYRQYTRELNQQIDKGMLENQISYWEDKIGSKPSILRLPVDKKMNTLRAKTGMHSQKGKVLEFNLSSILTQRIKKLSNTKQVTLFMTLLAAFKVLLHMYSKQDDVILSTVISRRNRKELEEVVGPLGNTLLIRSDLSRNLTFDDFLLEVSQNVIKAYSNQDIPFENLVKALPKENFEIYNELTKTAFIMHTNRASRIEVENLCANVLNIEKRYTANNLKLDVWETDHGLKINAEYNTELFNEDTIKRLCLHYEKLLEKIVSNPSKKISEFHVTTKPELTSIHNWNDTTNKNIIFDNVKDIFENLASNFPTKIALISEDEQLSYEALNKQANELAYTMKSKGIDFSSRVGVCLDRSIECIASILGVLKLGATFVPIDTRLPDDQINFIIKDANLSLIIKRERKKVLGTEDIFLNIEDCFKSSGFCDYKNPKIKNQDRDSIVYIIYTSGSTGQPKGILANNTSMINRVKWQWNALPYQESEVCCHKSPLSFVDGIYEVFCPLLFGQPLLLVPDDIVRNVFEFLKLIDKYNVSRITIVPSYLRVLLSEIKKRNLNISSLKYCVSSGEVLSTELVGEFFDTIKGCNLYNLYGSSEVAADVTWYDTSNLDLSLSSESAPIGRPVDNTQIYILDKNLRIAPIGVQGEIYVGGLQLSKGYVNNERLTDEKFITNPFDRRKLFFKTGDMGRYLSNGLIEYCGRFDSQINIRGYRIELGQIESVINKYSKVKESVVIKKDKNENQVLVCFLVINDNESISLKDLKSYLKNKLAWYMVPNEFVILEKIPYTITGKIDKLLLLNKDYVSSRTEEECVGNISCIQNELLDLISRIMNTDKMSVKENFFDIGADSLSLVRLLSEVNSNYGTAISFNQIYDNPSVIALSEVVEKELINTIMLSNNKFINNLLEKI